A stretch of DNA from Natrinema halophilum:
TCGACAGTCGAAGACGAACTGGAACGTCGCGCACAACGAATCGAAGAACTCGAGGCAGATATCGAAGAGCAACAAGACTACGTCGACGAACTGGAGGAAAACGCCGAAACGTTCGAAGATACCGCATACAGTGACGTTATCGAGACACATCGTGAACTGAATCGCCTCGAACTCGAACTCGAGAACCTCAAAGACGAACGCGACGAGGTAGAAGCCCGTATCGACGAAATCGAAACAAAGGTCGATGAACGGAGCGATCTCGAAAGCGAACGGGAGAGCCTCGACGACGAGCTTACTGATCTCAGAACGCGCGTCGATCGGATCGAGGAAAACGCTGTCGATGCGTTCAACGAACACATGAGCTCGATCCTTTCGATCCTCGAATATCAGAACATTGATCGTATCTGGATCCAGCGCCGCGAAGAGACTGTCCGAGAAGGCCGCCGAAATGTGACACGGACCGCATTCGACCTTCATATCGTCCGCTCGACTGAGGACGGAACGACCTACGAAGATACTGTTGATCATCTCTCCGAGAGCGAACGCGAAGTTACGGGACTGGTCTTTGCGCTCGCTGGATATCTGGTCCACAACGTTTACGAGGACGTCCCGTTCATGCTCCTCGATTCGCTCGAGTCGATAGACTCTACGCGAATCGCCGAAATCGTCGATTACTTCGAAGAGTACGTCGATTGTCTCGTCGTCGCCTTGCTCAGAGAAGATGCCGAAGCCCTCTCGGACTCATATAAGTATGTCCGTGAGATCTGACACGGCTTGCCCGAACCGTTTCATTCGTCGTTTCTCAATATAGTTATTATTTCATCCATCGAGTCCAAATCCGCAATAGTAGCTGTAGAGAGCGCACAGTTGGCGTCACAAACAACTAGTAGGTGTCGAAAATAACAGCTCGTCGAAACAGATATATCCCAGCTACCGACCCCACTCCTTCAGTGTCCGTCCGGACGAAGTGGCCAGGGGTTTCTATTTATTTTTGTATTGTAATGCTGACTCGTGATTTCTCAACACTCCTCGTCAACCCCCCAGATGTCGTTACTTCCCCCGTCGTCGTTCCAAACAGCTCCCCCGTTTTCAGAACTATTGACGTTTTGCATCTCTGTTTGTATCACGTTTTCGTCGGACCTGGCCGATTCACACATCGAATTAGACGTGTTATTGGGGTCTCGGTCGCTGGAGACGGTGTCTCCCCAGCTCTCTCGCGTGTCAGAGCCAGTGTCGCTCCCGGTCTCTCGGGTGCTGGAGTCAGTATCGCCACTGGGCTCTGGCGTGTCGGAGTCGATGTTACTCCCCGATTCTTGCGTATCGGAGTCAGTGGTGTCTCCAGATTCGGCAGCCGAACGGTCGTCTGTGCGTTCCGTATTCGTACTGGTAGTTTCGACTGCCTCGTCGTTCAATCGTGATTCGATCCACGTGAGTATCGCTTGCGTCCCGTGGTGGGGCGCGGTGGTGTCTCCCGCGAGTTCAAGCGTTGGCGTGTACGTGACACCGTCCCTTGCAGCTTCGGCACTGACTTGCTCGACCTCGGCATGGTACTTGCCCGAACGGACTCGGTCGGCGATTTCGTTGGCGTTGGACACGCCTGCGGACTGTGCACGCGACGCGAGCTCGTTGTAATCGACGTACCCGCTGGGCGGGTCATCGAACGTCTCGGCGAAGAATTGCCAGTAGCTGTTTGGGTCTTCATCCCACGCACCGAGGCCCATGGCCGCACAGCGCGGATCGCTCCCCGATATGAAGTACGACGACGTGGTGCCTGGCTCGTATGCGAGATTGTAAAATTGAATTTTGAGCCGACCTGTTTTGACGAATTCCTCGATGATAGCGGGGAAATTTCCGGAAACAAATCCTTTCGTGTACGGACATTTGAAATTCCCGTATACTATTGCTGTCGGAGTCTCGCCGTCGTCGACGCCCATCGTGGGATACGCATATGCGTCCGGCGAGTCCGGAATAGGGGCAGTTGCAACTGTCGATGCTGTCTGGGCAGTGGCTACCCCCGTTGCACCGACCAGTGCTGCCGTCCCCGTTGCAGTAAGTACAGTTCGACGCTGAAGGCGTGTCTCTTCCTTCATTTCTCCTTTTTGTCCACTCACCATATACATAAATAGAACG
This window harbors:
- a CDS encoding DsbA family protein gives rise to the protein MKEETRLQRRTVLTATGTAALVGATGVATAQTASTVATAPIPDSPDAYAYPTMGVDDGETPTAIVYGNFKCPYTKGFVSGNFPAIIEEFVKTGRLKIQFYNLAYEPGTTSSYFISGSDPRCAAMGLGAWDEDPNSYWQFFAETFDDPPSGYVDYNELASRAQSAGVSNANEIADRVRSGKYHAEVEQVSAEAARDGVTYTPTLELAGDTTAPHHGTQAILTWIESRLNDEAVETTSTNTERTDDRSAAESGDTTDSDTQESGSNIDSDTPEPSGDTDSSTRETGSDTGSDTRESWGDTVSSDRDPNNTSNSMCESARSDENVIQTEMQNVNSSENGGAVWNDDGGSNDIWGVDEEC